The following coding sequences lie in one Apium graveolens cultivar Ventura chromosome 3, ASM990537v1, whole genome shotgun sequence genomic window:
- the LOC141714958 gene encoding uncharacterized protein LOC141714958: protein MCMKKPYMFMTNIVSGPNSTGKDINVCLRPLIDELKILWNTGVKTFGSTNRIFLESNDPLRQKSNLFDNEERRLFRGRLSGEGVEELLDGLVFPPPGKTNLKARSVGYGEEYGTIVNTAKSKDHKKARADCKHFGVLPHFWIDEKGKSPKTPYSLTRKQRKLLCKRISSLKLPDGYSSNISCCCNVEECTFYGFKSHDCHIFLQKLLPLTIRELLPAPIADAIMKISNFFQDLCSSVVTKTDLEIMEKSVIKALCLLEMISPQSWFNSMEHLVVHLAKEIRLAGPAYWHWMYPIERLLGKLKQKVGNKARVEGSIAERYMEEEILNICSFYFSSNTIHNKVRRNEVLFDVQNSENLEVFKYPIQSLGKEGTRYMSDDERELAEEYVLLNSPEVQPYLRKYQVRVMRQRLETTPHDLDRIVKSQFETWFKQKVDKVEVEGPHCRDLLEGPVLKVITFETCQVNGYKFSTKSASGSGIVVKGNLHGNNLDYYGQLQEIIRLIYQGCNHVHLFKCIWFDSVGNGVRIDKNRVITIDMTLRLNSNEIFILASQASQVYYAPSVLDSKEKIYTVVKSIVAQNDIEDAFQEDRSNALTSFSLFVDFAQYGQIPFIRREEDEEDEEDNLKDDEDENEGEEEISEGDNENNDDDEDDDGFK from the exons ATGTGTATGAAAAAGCCTTATATGTTCATGACCAATATAGTTTCGGGTCCAAATAGTACTGGAAAAGATATTAACGTTTGTCTAAGGCCTCTCATCGATGAATTGAAGATATTGTGGAATACCGGGGTGAAGAC TTTCGGTAGCACGAACCGAATATTCCTTGAATCAAATGATCCACTCCGTCAAAAAAGTAATTTGTTTGATAACGAAGAAAGAAGATTGTTTCGTGGTCGTTTGTCCGGTGAGGGTGTTGAGGAATTGCTTGATGGTTTAGTTTTTCCACCACCCGGAAAGACTAATTTGAAGGCAAGGAGTGTCGGATATGGGGAAGA ATACGGAACTATTGTCAATACGGCAAAGTCAAAAGATCATAAAAAAGCAAGAGCGGATTGCAAGCATTTTGGGGTGTTACCACATTTTTGGATCGATGAGAAAGGAAAGTCACCTAAAACACCttattcccttactagaaaacAACGTAAACTTTTATGTAAAAGGATTAGTTCACTAAAACTTCCAGATGGTTATTCCTCAAATATATCATGTTGTTGCAATGTTGAGGAGTGTACATTTTATGGATTCAAATCGCACGATTGTCATATTTTTCTGCAAAAGTTATTGCCTCTCACAATTCGTGAACTTCTACCGGCGCCTATTGCCGATGCAATCATGAAAATTTCTAACTTTTTCCAAGATTTGTGTTCATCCGTGGTTACAAAAACCGACTTGGAAATAATGGAAAAATCGGTTATCAAAGCGTTGTGTTTGTTGGAAATGATTTCTCCTCAAAGTTGGTTTAATTCGATGGAACACTTGGTTGTACATTTAGCCAAAGAAATTAGACTTGCTGGACCTGCTTATTGGCATTGGATGTATCCGATTGAGCGTTTGTTGggcaaattaaaacaaaaagtcgGTAATAAAGCAAGGGTTGAAGGGTCAATTGCCGAACGATATATGGAGGAGGAGATTCTTAATAtttgttctttttatttttcctCTAACACGATCCATAATAAGGTACGTCGTAACGAGGTTTTGTTTGATGTGCAAAATTCCGAGAACTTAGAAGTGTTCAAATATCCAATTCAATCTCTTGGAAAGGAAGGAACTCGATACATGAGTGATGATGAACGAGAGTTAGCGGAAGAATATGTTCTTTTAAACTCTCCTGAAGTTCAACCTTATCTAAG gaagtaccAAGTTCGTGTTATGCGACAACGCCTGGAAACAACACCTCATGATTTAGATCGTATTGTCAAAAGTCAATTTGAAACTTGGTTTAAACAAAag GTTGATAAAGTTGAGGTGGAAGGACCTCATTGTAGGGACTTACTTGAAGGGCCGGTATTAAAAGTTATCACTTTTGAGACTTGTCAAGTTAATGGATATAAATTttcaacaaaatctgcatctggtTCTGGTATTGTTGTTAAAGGAAATTTGCACGGAAATAATCTTGATTATTATGGTCAACTACAAGAAATTATTAGACTTATTTATCAAGGATGCAATCATGTACATTTGTTCAAATGTATATGGTTTGATAGTGTTGGTAATGGTGTGAGGATTGATAAGAATCGTGTGATTACAATTGATATGACTTTAAGATTGAATTCAAATGAGATTTTTATTTTAGCTAGTCAAGCCTCACAAGTATATTATGCTCCTAGTGTATTGGATTCAAAAGAGAAAATATATACGGTAGTCAAATCTATCGTTGCGCAAAATGATATAGAGGACGCTTTTCAGGAAGATAGATCTAATGCATTGACCTCATTTTCGCTCTTTGTCGATTTTGCACAATATGGACAAATACCGTTTATTCGGCGTGAAGAAGACGAAGAAGACGAAGAAGATAATTTGAAGGATGACGAAGATgaaaatgaaggagaagaagaaataaGTGAAGGTGACAATGAGAATAATGATGATGACGAAGATGATGATGGTTTTAAGTAA